A single region of the Pararhodospirillum photometricum DSM 122 genome encodes:
- a CDS encoding hybrid sensor histidine kinase/response regulator: protein MTRGCHASPPFGAWALDWRGALRRAYGPLWEGGGRWPDGPPPPGAAVALGSLLALGRTLTLWRIRAAWGEEALLLLDAEDGPRQVTDAAGRVRLANAQGRALWGEAGPLGWLQERLHGEMMAHDALDRLAEAARAGLREEVDLPLADPDALTGEPEWLRVSVTPSPDRRFRLWSARDVTARRAIDEVLLREREELADFLFFLPVGLYSADTEGRLRYVNQALAQWLGRDPDAMMGMALPALMDSAPPEPDGAWAGRLRFLPLDDPPFDAEVRQSTYDDAGQLWTRSVVLRLPKGEGEGDAAGMAEGDWRRRRPWLFDGAPVGIALTDPEGAIVDCNASFLAMIGRERDGVLDQPLAALAVRDDRADLTEQGARVLAGGLPRAQTDIRLLRGEREVSVGVFLSPMTGRPEDPPDGLVVHLIDTTEQKNLEQQFAQAQKMQAMGQLAGGVAHDFNNLLTAMIGFSDLLLQRHGIGDPSFADIMQIRQNANRAANLVRQLLAFSRRQPLRPRLLNVIDALSELSHLLRRLLGERVTLRLVHGREPGYIRVDPGQFDQVIINLAVNARDAMPKGGVLTISTRHEKIESELRQGAEAVPPGDYVLIDVVDTGTGISREHLGRLFEPFFTTKSEGTAGAGTGLGLSTVYGIVRQTEGYIFVESTLGEGARFSIYLPRGEAPDKTAARPVAVSGAPEPSTPSRRGGEEEEEARDLSGKETILLVEDEDAVRVFGARALRNKGYTVLEARSGEGALDLLADGARIDLLITDMVMPGMDGATLAGRVRAERPGLRIILISGYSEDVIRGDVVNAPDTHFLPKPFSLKALAEKVREVLA from the coding sequence GTGACGCGGGGCTGTCACGCGAGCCCGCCCTTTGGGGCGTGGGCGTTGGATTGGCGGGGAGCATTGCGGCGGGCCTATGGTCCGCTCTGGGAGGGGGGGGGCCGCTGGCCGGATGGGCCGCCGCCGCCGGGGGCGGCCGTGGCCTTGGGATCTCTGCTGGCCCTGGGCCGAACCTTGACGCTGTGGCGCATCCGCGCCGCTTGGGGCGAAGAGGCGCTCTTGCTTCTTGATGCCGAGGACGGACCACGCCAAGTGACCGACGCCGCCGGCCGGGTACGGCTGGCGAATGCGCAGGGCCGCGCCCTGTGGGGTGAGGCGGGCCCCCTGGGGTGGCTGCAAGAGCGGCTGCACGGCGAAATGATGGCCCACGACGCCCTGGATCGTCTCGCCGAGGCGGCGCGCGCCGGCTTGCGCGAGGAGGTGGACCTACCGCTCGCCGATCCCGACGCGCTGACCGGGGAGCCTGAATGGCTGCGGGTTTCGGTCACGCCAAGCCCGGATCGCCGCTTTCGGCTGTGGTCTGCTCGCGATGTCACCGCCCGGCGCGCTATCGACGAGGTCTTGCTGCGCGAGCGGGAAGAATTGGCCGACTTTTTGTTTTTTCTGCCGGTGGGCTTGTATTCCGCCGACACGGAAGGCCGTCTGCGCTACGTCAATCAGGCCCTGGCCCAGTGGTTGGGGCGCGACCCGGATGCCATGATGGGCATGGCCTTGCCCGCCCTCATGGACAGCGCTCCCCCGGAGCCCGATGGGGCGTGGGCTGGACGCCTGCGCTTTTTGCCGCTCGACGACCCGCCCTTCGATGCCGAGGTACGCCAATCGACCTACGACGACGCCGGCCAGTTGTGGACGCGTTCGGTGGTGTTGCGCCTGCCCAAGGGCGAGGGCGAAGGCGATGCGGCGGGGATGGCCGAGGGAGACTGGCGCCGGCGCCGTCCTTGGTTGTTCGACGGGGCGCCGGTTGGCATTGCCCTGACCGACCCCGAGGGCGCGATTGTGGATTGTAACGCCTCCTTCCTGGCGATGATCGGGCGCGAGCGCGATGGGGTGCTCGATCAGCCGCTGGCCGCGCTGGCGGTGCGCGATGATCGGGCCGACTTGACCGAGCAAGGGGCGCGCGTCTTGGCGGGCGGCCTGCCCCGGGCCCAGACCGATATTCGCCTGCTGCGCGGCGAGCGCGAGGTGTCGGTGGGGGTCTTCCTGTCGCCGATGACGGGGCGGCCCGAGGATCCGCCCGATGGTCTGGTGGTCCACCTGATCGACACCACCGAGCAAAAGAACCTGGAGCAGCAGTTCGCCCAGGCGCAGAAGATGCAGGCCATGGGGCAGTTGGCCGGCGGGGTTGCCCATGATTTCAATAATTTGCTGACCGCCATGATCGGTTTCTCCGATCTTTTGTTGCAACGCCACGGCATCGGCGACCCGAGCTTTGCCGATATCATGCAGATCCGGCAAAACGCCAATCGGGCGGCGAATCTGGTGCGTCAGTTGCTGGCGTTTTCCCGCCGGCAGCCCTTGCGGCCCCGCTTGCTCAACGTGATCGACGCCTTGTCGGAACTCTCCCACTTGCTGCGGCGGCTGTTGGGCGAGCGGGTCACGCTGCGCCTCGTGCATGGGCGCGAGCCCGGGTACATTCGGGTTGATCCCGGACAGTTCGACCAAGTGATCATCAATCTGGCGGTCAATGCCCGCGATGCCATGCCCAAGGGCGGAGTCCTGACCATCTCGACCCGCCACGAGAAAATTGAAAGCGAACTGCGCCAAGGGGCCGAGGCGGTGCCGCCCGGCGATTATGTGCTGATCGACGTGGTGGACACCGGCACCGGCATCAGTCGCGAGCACCTGGGCCGCCTGTTTGAACCCTTCTTTACCACCAAATCCGAGGGAACGGCCGGCGCTGGCACGGGCTTGGGGCTGTCCACGGTGTATGGCATCGTGCGCCAGACAGAGGGGTATATTTTCGTCGAATCCACCTTGGGGGAAGGGGCTCGTTTCTCCATCTATCTGCCCCGCGGTGAGGCCCCGGACAAGACCGCCGCGCGTCCGGTGGCCGTCAGTGGGGCCCCGGAGCCGTCCACACCGTCTCGCCGTGGTGGCGAAGAAGAAGAGGAGGCCCGCGACCTCTCGGGCAAGGAAACCATCTTGCTGGTCGAGGACGAGGATGCGGTGCGGGTGTTCGGGGCCCGGGCTCTGCGCAACAAGGGCTATACCGTCTTGGAAGCCCGCAGTGGCGAGGGCGCCTTGGATCTGCTGGCCGATGGCGCGCGGATTGATTTGTTGATCACCGACATGGTCATGCCCGGCATGGATGGCGCTACCTTGGCCGGGCGGGTGCGGGCCGAGCGTCCCGGCCTTCGCATCATTTTGATCTCGGGCTATTCCGAGGACGTGATCCGCGGCGATGTGGTGAACGCGCCCGATACCCATTTCCTGCCCAAGCCCTTCAGCCTGAAGGCCCTGGCCGAAAAGGTTCGCGAGGTGCTGGCTTAA
- the flhB gene encoding flagellar biosynthesis protein FlhB yields the protein MADEDKDSKTEDPTGKRLSQVREEGNVAQSQEIKHFVMLMGALVAVGTMAPWIAGRLTLEVRPFLERPHAFPLGVDELQQLMARLTFDIGLLLALPVGLFVAVGVLGGLSQFGLLWAPKKLAPDFNKINPISGFKRLFSVRAIVEGIKGILKVLVVSAVVWTIMSPRLRSPEKMMAQDLLVTLQDLYDLLVVLLMAVCVVEGAIAVFDFAYQKYQFTQDQKMSKQEVKDEHKNMEGDPQVKGRIRQLRIQRSRERMMAKVPTASVVITNPTHFAVALKYDMESMSAPVLVAKGQDFIARKIREVAEENEVPIVENPPLARALHAAVEIDEEIPPDHYKAVAEVIGYVMRLKKNAL from the coding sequence GTGGCCGATGAAGACAAGGATTCCAAAACCGAGGACCCCACGGGCAAACGCCTCTCGCAGGTGCGCGAGGAGGGGAACGTCGCGCAGTCCCAGGAAATCAAGCATTTTGTCATGCTGATGGGGGCGTTGGTTGCGGTGGGCACCATGGCGCCTTGGATTGCCGGCCGCCTGACCTTAGAGGTTCGCCCCTTTCTCGAGCGACCCCATGCCTTTCCCCTGGGGGTCGATGAGTTGCAACAACTCATGGCCCGCCTGACCTTCGACATTGGCCTGCTGCTGGCCTTGCCGGTAGGGTTGTTTGTGGCGGTGGGGGTGTTGGGGGGGCTGTCGCAATTTGGCCTGCTGTGGGCCCCCAAGAAGCTGGCGCCCGACTTCAACAAGATCAACCCGATTTCTGGCTTCAAACGGCTGTTTTCGGTGCGAGCCATCGTCGAGGGGATCAAGGGGATTCTCAAGGTTCTGGTGGTGTCGGCGGTGGTGTGGACCATCATGAGCCCGCGCCTGCGCTCTCCAGAAAAGATGATGGCTCAAGATCTTCTGGTCACCTTGCAGGACCTTTATGATCTTCTGGTCGTTCTTTTGATGGCTGTTTGTGTGGTTGAGGGGGCTATCGCTGTTTTTGACTTTGCTTATCAGAAGTATCAGTTTACCCAAGACCAAAAAATGAGCAAGCAAGAGGTCAAAGACGAACACAAGAACATGGAAGGTGACCCCCAGGTTAAGGGGCGGATTCGGCAGTTGCGCATTCAGCGCTCGCGCGAACGCATGATGGCCAAGGTCCCGACAGCCAGCGTGGTTATTACCAACCCGACCCACTTCGCGGTGGCGCTCAAATACGATATGGAGTCGATGAGTGCGCCGGTTCTGGTGGCAAAAGGTCAGGATTTCATTGCGCGCAAAATCCGTGAAGTCGCCGAGGAGAACGAAGTGCCCATCGTTGAGAATCCCCCCTTGGCCCGCGCTTTGCACGCCGCCGTTGAGATCGATGAGGAAATTCCCCCCGACCACTACAAGGCCGTGGCCGAGGTCATCGGCTACGTGATGCGCCTCAAAAAGAACGCGCTGTAA
- the fliR gene encoding flagellar biosynthetic protein FliR: protein MLENILALNVFHLLLVFTRVGAALMMMPGFSAIYVTANIRLVLAVVISAVCLPAVADVLPAQPTSSTTLVMLLFMEVSIGLYLGIMAQFLLVSVGLAGSVIGFSTGLMMAQAFDPMISQQSAIVSGLLSQLVMVLIFVMGLHHVMIEAIFGSYAVFPPGALPDTGDAVRLLVQIMGDGFRLGFQIAAPFAVYGIIFNATLGVIARLMPQLNVMFIAMPAQIIFGLGLLMTSGPFILMSFLKAFEQGLRPLVP from the coding sequence GTGCTTGAGAACATACTGGCTCTGAACGTCTTTCACCTGCTCTTGGTGTTCACCCGCGTCGGCGCGGCTCTCATGATGATGCCGGGGTTCTCCGCCATCTATGTGACGGCCAACATTCGCTTGGTGTTGGCGGTGGTGATCAGCGCGGTGTGCCTGCCGGCGGTGGCCGACGTTCTCCCCGCGCAGCCGACCTCCAGCACCACCTTGGTGATGCTGTTATTCATGGAGGTCAGTATTGGCCTCTATCTTGGGATCATGGCGCAGTTCTTGCTGGTCTCGGTGGGGTTGGCTGGCAGTGTGATCGGCTTTTCCACGGGCTTGATGATGGCCCAGGCCTTCGACCCCATGATTTCGCAGCAAAGCGCCATTGTCAGTGGCCTGCTCAGTCAGTTGGTCATGGTCCTGATTTTTGTCATGGGCCTGCATCACGTGATGATTGAGGCCATTTTTGGCAGCTATGCGGTGTTTCCGCCGGGGGCCTTGCCTGATACCGGCGATGCGGTTCGCCTTTTGGTGCAGATCATGGGCGATGGCTTTCGCCTGGGCTTCCAGATCGCGGCGCCGTTTGCGGTTTATGGCATTATTTTCAACGCCACCTTGGGGGTGATCGCCCGACTGATGCCCCAGCTTAACGTCATGTTCATTGCCATGCCGGCTCAGATCATTTTTGGCCTCGGCTTGCTCATGACCTCGGGGCCGTTCATCCTGATGAGCTTTCTCAAGGCCTTTGAGCAGGGCTTGCGGCCCCTGGTCCCGTGA
- the fliQ gene encoding flagellar biosynthesis protein FliQ, protein MEEGLILDLSREAVWLMILVSGPALLVGMVIGVAIALVQTLTQIQEMTLVFVPKILLVFGTLLLSLPWMVRQMTEFMTHLMDVAATLP, encoded by the coding sequence ATGGAAGAAGGTCTGATCCTTGATCTCTCCCGCGAGGCCGTGTGGTTGATGATCCTGGTCTCGGGGCCGGCCTTGCTGGTCGGCATGGTGATCGGCGTGGCCATCGCCTTGGTCCAAACCCTGACCCAGATCCAGGAAATGACCCTGGTCTTTGTGCCGAAGATCTTGCTGGTCTTTGGCACCTTGCTCCTGAGCCTGCCTTGGATGGTGAGGCAGATGACCGAGTTCATGACGCACCTCATGGATGTTGCCGCCACGTTGCCGTGA
- the fliE gene encoding flagellar hook-basal body complex protein FliE has product MAVDFASAVSAYKSAAGMFPQTTALTAQSGESAAKTLDDGASFSGLIQDSLQQTLNAGRQSEKLSRLAIEGKADLRDVVMAVNNAESTLQTVIAVRDKVVSAYESIMRMPI; this is encoded by the coding sequence ATGGCCGTTGATTTTGCCAGTGCCGTTTCCGCGTACAAGTCCGCGGCCGGCATGTTTCCCCAGACCACGGCCCTGACGGCCCAATCCGGGGAGAGTGCTGCCAAAACGCTGGACGATGGCGCCAGTTTCTCTGGCTTGATCCAGGATTCCTTGCAACAGACCCTGAATGCCGGGCGTCAGAGTGAAAAGCTCTCTCGCCTCGCCATCGAGGGCAAGGCAGACCTGCGCGATGTTGTCATGGCGGTCAATAACGCCGAGAGCACCTTGCAGACCGTGATTGCAGTACGCGACAAAGTTGTGAGTGCGTACGAATCCATCATGCGCATGCCGATTTAA
- the flgC gene encoding flagellar basal body rod protein FlgC, with protein sequence MDELQQSAKIATSGLKAQTERLRTIAQNMANADSIAERQGEDPYRRRIVSFRNVVDREIGTALVKTGRVSEDMTPFNRKYDPGNPAADDKGYVLAPNVNPMVELMDMREAQRSYEANLNVVGLTRKMTQSTIELLK encoded by the coding sequence ATGGATGAGTTGCAGCAATCGGCCAAAATTGCCACCTCGGGCCTGAAAGCCCAGACCGAGCGGCTGCGGACCATCGCCCAGAACATGGCCAACGCCGACTCCATCGCCGAACGCCAGGGCGAGGATCCCTATCGCCGGCGTATCGTGTCGTTTCGCAATGTCGTGGACCGCGAAATCGGGACCGCGCTCGTCAAGACGGGACGGGTCAGTGAGGACATGACACCTTTCAATCGCAAATACGATCCCGGCAATCCCGCTGCCGACGACAAGGGCTACGTCTTGGCTCCCAACGTCAATCCCATGGTGGAGTTGATGGACATGCGCGAGGCCCAACGCAGTTATGAGGCGAACCTGAATGTGGTCGGTCTCACGCGAAAAATGACCCAAAGCACGATTGAGTTGTTGAAGTAG
- the flgB gene encoding flagellar basal body rod protein FlgB — protein sequence MDLTKLALFQMAQTRMDWATQRQKILAQNVANADTPKYRAHDLKKLDFGKLAVSENNRTRLVRTDASHQASVAPDPGTFRMVEERYPFESSADGNEVVLEEQMSRLSETKNQYTLATELVKKHLSMIKMVTRGAR from the coding sequence ATGGATCTAACCAAGCTGGCGCTGTTCCAGATGGCGCAGACACGAATGGATTGGGCAACGCAGCGCCAGAAAATCCTGGCTCAGAACGTGGCCAATGCCGATACCCCGAAGTACCGGGCCCACGACCTGAAAAAACTCGACTTCGGCAAGCTGGCAGTGAGCGAAAACAACCGGACGCGGTTGGTGCGAACCGACGCTAGCCATCAGGCCTCGGTGGCTCCCGACCCCGGCACCTTCCGCATGGTCGAGGAACGCTATCCCTTTGAAAGTTCCGCCGATGGCAACGAGGTGGTCCTGGAAGAGCAGATGTCCCGGCTCTCGGAAACCAAAAACCAGTATACCCTGGCCACCGAGCTGGTCAAAAAACACCTCAGCATGATCAAAATGGTGACGCGCGGGGCGCGCTAA
- a CDS encoding EscU/YscU/HrcU family type III secretion system export apparatus switch protein, whose product MPGLRRKDDAVSTPGDKDPQTRTKAVALSYDLAGDDDAVPRVVASGQGFVAEQILALAFEHGVRVRQDADLVEILAALDLESEIPVEAFAAVAEILAYVYRLNGDLPPLPGDPPP is encoded by the coding sequence ATGCCCGGGCTGCGGCGAAAGGACGACGCGGTGAGCACTCCAGGCGACAAGGATCCCCAAACACGGACCAAGGCCGTGGCGCTGTCCTATGACCTAGCCGGCGATGACGACGCGGTGCCCCGGGTGGTGGCGTCGGGACAGGGCTTCGTGGCCGAGCAGATCCTGGCCTTGGCCTTCGAGCACGGCGTGCGGGTGCGTCAGGATGCCGACTTGGTGGAGATCCTGGCGGCCCTGGATCTGGAGAGCGAAATTCCGGTCGAGGCTTTCGCGGCCGTGGCCGAAATCCTGGCCTATGTCTATCGCCTCAACGGGGACCTCCCCCCCTTGCCCGGGGATCCGCCACCATGA
- a CDS encoding FliO/MopB family protein, whose product MASPSFAVDPSTYVTFVLALVFVIGLIFLMAYGLRRWAGAMGPLRRGGRRLALVEALPLDPRHRLVLVRRDDVEHLVVIGASSIVVVETGIPAPIPPPPLPTPPSFARALAVFRPAPSPPPPPGQSP is encoded by the coding sequence ATGGCCAGCCCGTCTTTTGCGGTGGATCCCTCCACGTATGTCACGTTCGTCCTGGCGCTGGTTTTTGTCATTGGCCTGATCTTTCTCATGGCCTATGGCCTGCGGCGCTGGGCGGGGGCGATGGGCCCCTTGCGACGGGGCGGCCGGCGCTTGGCCCTGGTCGAGGCCCTACCGCTTGACCCGCGTCATCGACTGGTGCTTGTGCGACGCGATGACGTCGAGCATCTTGTGGTGATCGGCGCCTCTTCGATTGTGGTGGTTGAAACGGGCATCCCCGCGCCCATTCCCCCGCCCCCCCTGCCGACCCCGCCGTCGTTCGCCCGCGCCCTGGCGGTGTTTCGCCCCGCGCCCTCCCCGCCCCCGCCCCCCGGACAGAGCCCATGA
- the fliP gene encoding flagellar type III secretion system pore protein FliP (The bacterial flagellar biogenesis protein FliP forms a type III secretion system (T3SS)-type pore required for flagellar assembly.): MSFAPRHALLPLLALLPLLGVLLLPDPAWAQSLNLDLGPDSGSTTARLFQLVALLTVLSVAPGLLIMVTSFTRIAVVLSILRQALGTQTTPPNMVLISLAMFMTFFIMAPTFQQAWDDGVAPLIREDITEEQAFERTVEPFRAFMLHHVRPKDLELFAKFRGEKAETVEQVSTWSLVPAFMISELRRAFEIGFLIYLPFIVIDMVIASVLMSMGMMMLPPMMLAMPFKLIFFVLVDGWYLVVGSLLSSYSTVPGVGG; the protein is encoded by the coding sequence ATGAGTTTTGCCCCGCGTCACGCCTTGTTGCCGCTGCTTGCGCTGTTGCCGCTGCTGGGTGTCTTGCTGCTGCCCGATCCCGCGTGGGCCCAATCGCTGAACCTTGACCTGGGTCCTGACTCCGGCTCGACGACGGCACGACTGTTCCAGTTGGTGGCCCTGCTCACCGTCTTGAGCGTGGCTCCGGGACTTCTGATCATGGTCACCAGTTTCACGCGCATTGCCGTGGTACTGTCGATCTTGCGTCAGGCCCTGGGCACCCAGACCACACCGCCCAACATGGTCCTGATCAGCTTGGCCATGTTCATGACCTTTTTCATCATGGCCCCGACCTTTCAGCAGGCCTGGGACGACGGCGTTGCCCCTTTGATCCGCGAGGATATTACCGAGGAGCAGGCGTTCGAGCGCACGGTCGAGCCCTTCCGGGCTTTCATGCTGCACCATGTCCGGCCCAAGGACTTGGAGCTGTTCGCCAAGTTTCGCGGCGAGAAGGCTGAAACGGTGGAGCAGGTGTCAACGTGGTCCCTGGTGCCCGCCTTCATGATCAGCGAGTTGCGCCGGGCGTTCGAGATTGGCTTTTTGATTTACCTGCCGTTTATTGTCATCGATATGGTGATCGCCTCGGTCTTGATGTCGATGGGCATGATGATGCTGCCGCCCATGATGCTGGCGATGCCGTTTAAGCTGATTTTCTTTGTGCTGGTGGATGGCTGGTATTTGGTGGTGGGCTCGTTGCTCTCGAGCTACAGCACGGTGCCCGGCGTTGGGGGGTAA
- a CDS encoding helix-turn-helix domain-containing protein, which produces MDNGEVFSEAIRTVGRASEADRHVGRRIRERRVMLGLSQQQMADMIGVTYQQAHKYERGINRISAGRLYEIAQVLGVPVNFFFDGLDQEEVGPLATRQRMCLELARNFVMIQNERHREALTQLARALAVQDMAEERREAGDAA; this is translated from the coding sequence ATGGATAATGGCGAGGTTTTTTCCGAAGCGATTCGGACGGTGGGGCGGGCCAGCGAGGCCGATCGCCATGTCGGGCGGCGCATTCGCGAACGGCGTGTCATGCTGGGGCTCTCCCAGCAGCAAATGGCCGACATGATCGGTGTAACCTATCAGCAGGCACACAAGTACGAGCGGGGAATCAATCGAATTTCGGCGGGACGCCTTTATGAGATTGCCCAGGTTCTTGGGGTTCCCGTGAACTTTTTCTTCGATGGTCTGGATCAAGAAGAGGTGGGGCCCCTCGCCACGCGCCAGCGCATGTGTCTGGAACTGGCCCGAAACTTTGTGATGATCCAGAACGAACGGCATCGAGAAGCCTTGACCCAGTTGGCGCGGGCCCTGGCTGTTCAGGACATGGCGGAGGAAAGACGCGAGGCCGGGGATGCGGCCTGA
- a CDS encoding class I SAM-dependent rRNA methyltransferase: MLPQDTLAFPSPDPTALPVVRLLAGHAKRLRQGHPWVFSNEVVMDAAAKALAPGQLVVVSDAGDERLAVATFTPHSLIAARILDRDPNAVIDAAWLERRLKRAAALRHRLPGGTHGRLVHGEADGLPGLVIDRLGDVIAVQANTAGWERLTELVLDVLERLFAPRALVLINDAGVRALEGLPLETRLARGHLEGPVSVEENGFTYRAHLLDGQKTGWFFDQRLNRAFVASLSRGQSVLDVCTYAGGFGLLALAQGARSAHLVDRSAASLALAEEAARAAGLAERLTTETGDAFTTLEALGRAGRRFGVVICDPPAFAKTRKDVAVAAKGYRKMARLAAALVEPGGILFTASCSHHMPADRFQDETAHGISQAGRTARLLQTAGAGPDHPVHPALPESAYLKALTWSLD, encoded by the coding sequence ATGCTTCCCCAGGATACCCTCGCCTTCCCCAGCCCCGATCCGACCGCCCTGCCGGTGGTCCGCTTGCTGGCGGGCCATGCCAAGCGCTTGCGTCAGGGACACCCGTGGGTCTTTTCCAACGAGGTGGTGATGGACGCCGCCGCCAAGGCCCTGGCCCCGGGCCAGTTGGTGGTGGTGAGCGACGCCGGCGACGAGCGCCTCGCGGTGGCCACCTTCACGCCCCACTCGCTGATCGCCGCGCGCATTTTGGACCGCGACCCGAACGCGGTGATCGATGCGGCGTGGCTGGAGCGTCGGCTCAAGCGAGCCGCCGCCTTGCGCCATCGCCTGCCCGGCGGGACCCATGGCCGGCTTGTGCACGGCGAGGCCGATGGCCTGCCCGGCCTCGTCATTGACCGGCTGGGCGACGTGATCGCGGTGCAGGCCAACACCGCGGGCTGGGAGCGTTTGACCGAGCTGGTGCTCGATGTCTTGGAGCGGTTGTTCGCACCCCGGGCCCTTGTGCTGATCAACGACGCCGGGGTGCGCGCTCTGGAGGGCTTGCCCCTGGAAACCCGGCTGGCCCGCGGCCACCTGGAGGGGCCGGTGTCGGTGGAAGAAAACGGCTTTACCTATCGGGCGCACTTGCTCGACGGGCAAAAGACCGGCTGGTTCTTCGATCAGCGGCTCAATCGGGCCTTCGTGGCCTCGTTGTCCCGGGGGCAGAGCGTGTTGGATGTTTGCACCTACGCCGGGGGCTTTGGCCTGCTCGCCCTGGCGCAAGGTGCGCGCTCGGCGCATCTGGTGGATCGCTCGGCCGCCAGCTTGGCCCTGGCCGAAGAGGCGGCCCGCGCCGCCGGTCTTGCCGAGCGCCTGACCACCGAAACGGGCGATGCCTTCACCACCTTGGAGGCGTTGGGCCGGGCCGGGCGGCGCTTTGGCGTGGTGATCTGCGATCCTCCGGCCTTTGCCAAGACCCGCAAGGATGTCGCGGTGGCGGCCAAGGGGTATCGCAAGATGGCGCGGCTGGCGGCGGCTTTGGTCGAGCCCGGTGGTATTTTGTTTACGGCCTCGTGTAGCCACCACATGCCGGCCGATCGCTTTCAAGACGAGACGGCTCATGGCATTTCCCAGGCCGGACGCACGGCCCGCCTGCTCCAAACGGCGGGAGCGGGGCCCGACCATCCGGTGCACCCGGCTCTGCCCGAGTCCGCCTATCTCAAGGCCCTGACGTGGTCTTTGGATTGA